A DNA window from Actinokineospora baliensis contains the following coding sequences:
- the xerD gene encoding site-specific tyrosine recombinase XerD gives MVRGNPVESVLRGYLDHLAIERATAANTLDSYTRDLLRYLDHLAAQGVGELGAVTERHVLDFLVLLREGDPDHPPLAASSAARAVVAVRGLHRFAVREGLVEHDVARAVKPPTPPRRLPKALPVDDVLRLLETPPGDGPGTLRDRALLEVLYSTGARISEAVGLDLDDIDTTERTVLLDGKGGKQRLVPVGRPALAAVDAYLVRARPELAAAGRGTPAVFLNRRGGRLSRQSAWTALKVAAERAGITSPVSPHTLRHCFATHLLEGGADVRVVQELLGHASVTTTQIYTLVTVTTLREVYATAHPRALG, from the coding sequence ATGGTGAGGGGCAACCCGGTGGAGTCGGTGCTGCGCGGCTACCTCGACCACCTCGCCATCGAGCGCGCCACCGCGGCCAACACCCTCGACAGCTACACCCGCGACCTGCTGCGCTACCTCGACCACCTGGCCGCGCAGGGGGTTGGTGAGCTGGGTGCGGTCACCGAGCGGCACGTGCTGGACTTCCTGGTCCTGCTGCGCGAAGGCGACCCGGACCACCCCCCGCTCGCCGCCTCCTCCGCGGCGCGGGCCGTGGTGGCGGTGCGCGGGCTGCACCGCTTCGCGGTCCGGGAAGGACTCGTGGAGCACGACGTGGCGCGTGCGGTGAAGCCGCCGACCCCGCCGCGGCGGTTGCCCAAGGCGCTGCCGGTCGACGACGTGTTGCGCCTGCTGGAGACCCCGCCCGGTGATGGGCCGGGGACCCTGCGCGACCGGGCGCTGCTGGAGGTCCTCTACTCCACCGGCGCCCGCATCTCGGAAGCCGTCGGGCTCGACCTCGACGACATCGACACCACCGAGCGCACGGTCCTGCTCGACGGCAAGGGCGGCAAGCAGCGGCTGGTCCCGGTCGGACGGCCCGCGCTGGCCGCGGTCGACGCCTACCTGGTGCGCGCCAGGCCGGAGCTCGCGGCCGCTGGCCGGGGCACCCCGGCGGTGTTCCTCAACCGGCGCGGTGGGCGGCTGTCGCGGCAGAGCGCGTGGACCGCGCTGAAGGTCGCCGCCGAGCGGGCGGGCATCACCTCGCCGGTCTCGCCGCACACGTTGCGGCACTGCTTCGCCACGCACCTGCTCGAGGGCGGGGCCGACGTGCGGGTGGTGCAGGAGCTGCTCGGGCACGCCTCGGTGACGACAACCCAGATCTACACGCTCGTGACGGTGACCACCCTGCGTGAGGTCTACGCCACCGCGCACCCGAGGGCGCTCGGCTAG
- a CDS encoding ArsR/SmtB family transcription factor, with amino-acid sequence MGAMGEVDEPGTLRLTLPEVLHALSDPTRLAVVAQLAGAGELSCGTLHVSVAKSTLSQHLRVLREAGVTRTRRDGNQRWLSLRRDDLDLRFPGLLESVLGSVARAER; translated from the coding sequence ATGGGCGCGATGGGCGAGGTGGACGAACCTGGGACGCTGCGGCTGACCCTGCCGGAGGTGCTGCACGCGCTCAGCGACCCGACCAGGCTGGCCGTGGTGGCGCAGCTGGCGGGCGCGGGGGAGCTGTCGTGCGGCACCCTGCACGTCTCGGTGGCCAAGTCGACGCTGTCGCAGCACCTGCGGGTGCTGCGCGAGGCGGGGGTGACCCGCACCCGCCGCGACGGCAACCAGCGTTGGCTCTCGCTGCGCCGCGACGACCTGGACCTGCGGTTCCCCGGTCTGCTGGAGTCGGTGCTGGGGTCGGTGGCCCGGGCCGAGCGCTGA
- a CDS encoding ParA family protein, translating into MSTLPHGRVVDHGAVELSIAPRAASDADDDGPEELAAGAGPTGRPKRHIPEPALLEHHGPARVLAMCNQKGGVGKTTSTINLGAALTEFGRRVLLVDFDPQGALSVGLGIPAHQLDRTIYNVLIERSVGIEDVVLRTGVENMDLLPSNIDLSAAEVQLVSEVGREHSLLRTIRPVLDAYDYILVDCQPSLGLLTVNALAAADGVLIPLECEFFSLRGVALLIDTIDKVRERLNPKLEITGILATMFDPRTLHSREVMARVVEAFKDTVFDTVINRTVRFPETTVAGEPITTWAPRSAGAKAYRQLAREVIAR; encoded by the coding sequence ATGTCGACACTTCCGCACGGGCGGGTGGTGGACCACGGCGCGGTGGAGCTGAGCATCGCCCCCCGGGCCGCCTCCGACGCCGACGACGACGGACCGGAGGAGCTCGCCGCCGGGGCGGGCCCTACCGGCCGCCCCAAGCGGCACATCCCCGAGCCCGCGCTGCTCGAGCACCACGGCCCGGCGCGGGTGCTGGCGATGTGCAACCAGAAGGGCGGCGTCGGCAAGACGACCTCCACGATCAACCTGGGTGCCGCGCTGACCGAGTTCGGCCGCCGGGTGCTGCTGGTCGACTTCGACCCGCAGGGCGCGCTGTCGGTCGGCCTCGGCATCCCGGCGCACCAGCTCGACCGCACCATCTACAACGTGCTCATCGAGCGTTCGGTCGGCATCGAGGACGTGGTCCTGCGCACCGGCGTGGAGAACATGGACCTGCTGCCCAGCAACATCGACCTGTCCGCCGCCGAGGTGCAGCTGGTCTCCGAGGTCGGCCGCGAGCACTCGCTGCTGCGCACCATCCGCCCGGTGCTCGACGCCTACGACTACATCCTGGTCGACTGCCAGCCCTCGCTCGGCCTGCTCACCGTCAACGCGCTGGCCGCCGCCGACGGCGTGCTGATCCCGCTGGAGTGCGAGTTCTTCAGCCTGCGCGGGGTGGCGCTGCTGATCGACACCATCGACAAGGTGCGCGAGCGGCTCAACCCGAAGCTGGAGATCACCGGCATCCTGGCCACCATGTTCGACCCGCGCACGCTGCACTCGCGCGAGGTGATGGCGCGCGTGGTGGAGGCGTTCAAGGACACCGTGTTCGACACCGTGATCAACCGGACCGTGCGCTTCCCGGAGACCACCGTGGCTGGCGAGCCGATCACCACCTGGGCGCCGCGCTCGGCCGGGGCCAAGGCCTACCGCCAGCTCGCCCGCGAGGTGATCGCCCGGTGA